One window of Ictalurus punctatus breed USDA103 chromosome 22, Coco_2.0, whole genome shotgun sequence genomic DNA carries:
- the pmpca gene encoding mitochondrial-processing peptidase subunit alpha isoform X1 yields MASHMSRFGCWGRIQRFGIAACRQYSSASGYPNISLSTPLPGIPKPVFASVDGHEQYETKITTLENGLKVASQNKFGQFCTVGVLVNSGSRYEAKYPSGISHFLEKLAFSSTSQYGSKDEILLSLEKHGGICDCQTSRDTTMYAVSAEVKGLDTVVSLLADAVLQPRLLDDELEMTRMTVRFELEDLNMRPDPEPLLTEMIHAAAFRDNTVGLPRFCPVENVDKIDRTLLHKYMRSYYTPERMVLAGVGVEHEQLVECARKYLLDVKPVWGTSTPENVDRSMAQYTGGIVKMEKDMSDVSLGPTPIPELTHIMIGLESCSFLEEDFIPFAVLNMVMGGGGSFSAGGPGKGMFTRLYLNVLNRHHWMYNATSYHHSYEDSGLLCIHASADPRQVREMVEIITREFIQMAATAGEMELERAKTQLKSMLMMNLESRPVIFEDVGRQVLSTGHRKLPHELCTLVSNVTASDIKRVSTRMLRSKPAVAALGDLTELPSYEHIQAALSSKDGRLPRMYRLFR; encoded by the exons ATGGCGTCTCACATGTCGAGATTCGGGTGTTGGGGCCGTATACAGAG GTTTGGCATTGCTGCATGTAGACAATACAGCAGTGCAAGTGGATATCCTAATATTTCACTGTCTACACCTTTACCTGGCATTCCCAAGCCTGTGTTCGCTTCAGTTGATGGTCATGAACaatatgaaaccaaaataacCACTTTAGAGAACGGCCTTAAAGTTGCATCGCAAAATAAGTTTGGCCAGTTTTGCACAGTTGGAG TTTTGGTAAATTCAGGTTCCCGCTATGAAGCCAAATATCCTAGTGGGATTTCACACTTTTTGGAAAAGCTTGCATTTtct TCTACATCGCAGTATGGAAGTAAAGATGAAATTCTTCTCTCACTGGAAAAACATGGTGGAATCTGTGACTGCCAAACATCCag GGATACAACAATGTATGCGGTGTCTGCTGAAGTCAAGGGTCTGGATACTGTGGTTAGCCTGTTGGCTGATGCTGTTCTGCAGCCGCGTTTATTAG ACGATGAGCTCGAGATGACCCGAATGACAGTAAGGTTTGAGTTGGAAGATTTAAACATGAGACCTGATCCTGAGCCTCTGttaacagaaatgattcatgcT GCAGCATTCCGAGACAACACCGTAGGCCTGCCCCGTTTCTGCCCAGTGGAGAACGTGGACAAGATCGACAGGACGTTGCTGCATAAATATATGCGCAGCTACTACACGCCAGAGCGCATGGTGTTGGCAGGTGTGGGGGTCGAGCATGAGCAGCTGGTGGAGTGTGCCAGGAAGTATCTGCTGGATGTGAAGCCAGTTTGGGGCACAAGCACACCAGAGAATGTGGATCGCTCCATGGCCCAGTACACAGGAGGCATTGTTAAA ATGGAGAAGGACATGTCTGATGTGAGCCTTggacccacacccatcccagAACTCACTCACATTATGATTGGTTTAGAGAGCTGCTCCTTCTTG GAGGAAGACTTCATCCCCTTCGCTGTCCTCAACATGGTGATGGGGGGAGGAGGCTCGTTCTCGGCAGGCGGCCCAGGAAAAGGCATGTTTACCCGCCTCTACCTGAATGTTCTCAACAG aCATCATTGGATGTACAATGCTACGTCGTACCACCACAGCTATGAAGACAGTGGCCTGCTCTGCATTCATGCTAGCGCAGACCCAAGACAG gtGCGGGAAATGGTGGAGATAATCACTAGGGAATTTATACAGATGGCTGCTACAGCAGGAGAG ATGGAACTGGAAAGAGCAAAGACTCAGCTGAAATCCATGCTGATGATGAATTTAGAGTCCAGGCCAGTCATCTTTGAGGATGTCGGTCGGCAAGTTCTGTCCACAGGCCACAGGAAGTTGCCTCATGAGCTGTGCACTCTCGTCA GTAATGTTACAGCCAGTGACATCAAAAGAGTCAGCACGAGGATGCTGCGCAGCAAACCAGCTGTGGCTGCTTTAGGAGATCTGACTGAGCTGCCCTCCTATGAGCATATCCAGGCTGCTTTATCCAGCAAAGATGGCCGTCTGCCTCGCATGTATCGCCTCTTCCGGTAG
- the inpp5e gene encoding phosphatidylinositol polyphosphate 5-phosphatase type IV yields MNENEDLIVPFQPQSEEALCRNDAANFSIAVANDRSSKEQLSSKKSSNEVLQTPQDEQREQDKPGTYIPRPPLLPKPLGMAKGSRNMSFEEKKKGRRMRSSQESLTDPAEMTSSTDSLREVSNFSAPSSHMVLKNGQDAGVSNFDQVAWQSPPFWDRCNSFPEDDRCLSGQGHFSGQHPKPSKIILSPLQPAGTFPPLEYSIAAMSLRTANQIDRDCLDYRNGSLQEKLQKNLSDSQLWDTMVSDRTSVNSMKSAFSVLNPIRPKDVRNRSFLEGSVMGNGALLGAEELDRYFPSRQIGIYVATWNMQGEKGLPNNLDDLLLPTDTDFAQDFYIIGVQEGCPDRKEWEIRLQETLGPYYVMLYAAAHGVLYLTIFIRRDLIWFCSEVEHATVTTRIISQIKTKGAVGIGFTFFGTSFLFITSHFTSGDSKVYERILDYNKIIEALALPRCLPDTNPYRSVASDVTTRFDEVFWFGDFNFRLSQDRGRVEDILNQLTVKNMDALLQHDQLCKEMKDGSIFKGFQEAPIHFTPTYKFDIGCDVYDTTPKQRTPSYTDRILFRSRQVDDIKVVKYTSCSSIKTSDHRPVIGMFQVKLRPGRDNIPLGAGLFDRAVYLEGIKRRITRELKRREAMKNQSNSTVCSIS; encoded by the exons ATGAATGAGAATGAAGACCTCATCGTCCCATTCCAACCTCAGTCAGAAGAAGCACTCTGCAGGAATGATGCAGCTAACTTCAGCATAGCAGTGGCAAATGACAGAAGCAGTAAAGAACAGCTCAGTAGTAAGAAGTCATCTAACGAAGTGCTCCAAACCCCTCAAGATGAGCAAAGGGAGCAAGACAAACCTGGTACCTACATTCCTCGTCCACCTTTGCTTCCCAAGCCTCTTGGCATGGCGAAAGGAAGTAGGAACATGTCGtttgaggaaaagaaaaagggaagaCGAATGAGGAGCAGTCAAGAGAGCCTCACCGATCCAGCCGAGATGACCTCTTCAACTGACTCCCTTAGGGAAGTCTCCAATTTTTCTGCACCTAGTAGCCATATGGTTTTAAAGAATGGCCAGGACGCTGGAGTAAGTAATTTTGATCAAGTGGCCTGGCAATCCCCACCATTCTGGGATCGATGTAACAGCTTCCCTGAGGACGACAGATGTCTTTCTGGCCAAGGCCATTTTTCTGGGCAGCATCCTAAACCTTCCAAAATTATTCTTTCCCCGCTGCAGCCTGCAGGAACTTTTCCTCCACTGGAGTACAGCATCGCCGCCATGTCCTTAAGGACCGCTAATCAGATTGACAGGGATTGCTTGGATTATAGGAATGGGAGCCTGCAAGAGAAGTTGCAAAAGAACCTCAGTGACAGCCAGCTTTGGGACACCATGGTGTCGGACAGAACCTCAGTCAATTCCATGAAGTCAGCCTTCAGTGTGCTCAACCCAATCCGGCCCAAGGATGTGAGGAACAG GAGCTTTTTGGAGGGCAGTGTGATGGGCAACGGAGCCTTACTCGGAGCTGAAGAACTGGACCGGTACTTTCCGAGCAGGCAAATTGGGATTTATGTTGCCACTTGGAATATGCAGGGAGAGAAG GGGCTTCCAAACAACCTAGATGACCTGTTGCTCCCAACAGACACCGATTTTGCACAAGACTTCTATATCATTGGGGTTCAAGAAGGATGCCCTGATAG GAAGGAGTGGGAGATCCGTCTGCAGGAAACTCTGGGACCGTACTATGTGATGCTGTATGCCGCTGCGCATGGAGTGCTTTATCTCACCATCTTCATACGCAGGGACCTCATATGGTTCTGTTCCG AGGTGGAGCATGCTACCGTCACCACACGGATCATTTCGCAGATTAAGACCAAAGGGGCAGTGGGCATTGGCTTCACTTTCTTTGGGACATCCTTCCTCTTCATCACATCTCATTTTACTT CGGGAGATTCGAAGGTCTATGAAAGGATACTGGACTACAATAAGATAATAGAAGCTTTAGCTCTTCCCAGGTGCCTTCCTGACACCAACCCTTACCGTTCAGTTGCCT CGGATGTGACCACCCGATTTGATGAAGTCTTCTGGTTTGGGGATTTTAACTTCCGCCTTAGTCAAGACCGGggaagagtggaggatattTTAAACCAACTAACCGTGAAAAACATGGACGCCCTCCTACAGCATGATCAGCTGTGCAAAGAAATGAAAGATG GTTCCATCTTTAAAGGATTTCAGGAAGCCCCAATCCACTTCACTCCCACGTACAAGTTTGACATTGGCTGTGACGTTTATGACACAACACCCAAGCAGAGAACTCCATCATATACA GATCGAATCCTTTTTAGGAGCAGACAAGTAGATGACATCAAGGTGGTTAAGTATACATCCTGCTCATCTATCAAGACCTCAGATCACCGGCCAGTCATTGGCATGTTCCAGGTCAAGCTCCGGCCTGGTAGAGACAA CATTCCGTTGGGAGCGGGCTTGTTTGACCGAGCCGTGTACCTGGAAGGCATCAAGAGGAGGATTACGAGAGAACTGAAGAGGAGGGAAGCAATGAAGAACCAGAGCAACAGCACTGTCTGTTCTATCTCCTGA
- the pmpca gene encoding mitochondrial-processing peptidase subunit alpha isoform X2, with protein MKPNILVGFHTFWKSLHFLLHRSMEVKMKFFSHWKNMVESVTAKHPDDELEMTRMTVRFELEDLNMRPDPEPLLTEMIHAAAFRDNTVGLPRFCPVENVDKIDRTLLHKYMRSYYTPERMVLAGVGVEHEQLVECARKYLLDVKPVWGTSTPENVDRSMAQYTGGIVKMEKDMSDVSLGPTPIPELTHIMIGLESCSFLEEDFIPFAVLNMVMGGGGSFSAGGPGKGMFTRLYLNVLNRHHWMYNATSYHHSYEDSGLLCIHASADPRQVREMVEIITREFIQMAATAGEMELERAKTQLKSMLMMNLESRPVIFEDVGRQVLSTGHRKLPHELCTLVSNVTASDIKRVSTRMLRSKPAVAALGDLTELPSYEHIQAALSSKDGRLPRMYRLFR; from the exons ATGAAGCCAAATATCCTAGTGGGATTTCACACTTTTTGGAAAAGCTTGCATTTtct TCTACATCGCAGTATGGAAGTAAAGATGAAATTCTTCTCTCACTGGAAAAACATGGTGGAATCTGTGACTGCCAAACATCCag ACGATGAGCTCGAGATGACCCGAATGACAGTAAGGTTTGAGTTGGAAGATTTAAACATGAGACCTGATCCTGAGCCTCTGttaacagaaatgattcatgcT GCAGCATTCCGAGACAACACCGTAGGCCTGCCCCGTTTCTGCCCAGTGGAGAACGTGGACAAGATCGACAGGACGTTGCTGCATAAATATATGCGCAGCTACTACACGCCAGAGCGCATGGTGTTGGCAGGTGTGGGGGTCGAGCATGAGCAGCTGGTGGAGTGTGCCAGGAAGTATCTGCTGGATGTGAAGCCAGTTTGGGGCACAAGCACACCAGAGAATGTGGATCGCTCCATGGCCCAGTACACAGGAGGCATTGTTAAA ATGGAGAAGGACATGTCTGATGTGAGCCTTggacccacacccatcccagAACTCACTCACATTATGATTGGTTTAGAGAGCTGCTCCTTCTTG GAGGAAGACTTCATCCCCTTCGCTGTCCTCAACATGGTGATGGGGGGAGGAGGCTCGTTCTCGGCAGGCGGCCCAGGAAAAGGCATGTTTACCCGCCTCTACCTGAATGTTCTCAACAG aCATCATTGGATGTACAATGCTACGTCGTACCACCACAGCTATGAAGACAGTGGCCTGCTCTGCATTCATGCTAGCGCAGACCCAAGACAG gtGCGGGAAATGGTGGAGATAATCACTAGGGAATTTATACAGATGGCTGCTACAGCAGGAGAG ATGGAACTGGAAAGAGCAAAGACTCAGCTGAAATCCATGCTGATGATGAATTTAGAGTCCAGGCCAGTCATCTTTGAGGATGTCGGTCGGCAAGTTCTGTCCACAGGCCACAGGAAGTTGCCTCATGAGCTGTGCACTCTCGTCA GTAATGTTACAGCCAGTGACATCAAAAGAGTCAGCACGAGGATGCTGCGCAGCAAACCAGCTGTGGCTGCTTTAGGAGATCTGACTGAGCTGCCCTCCTATGAGCATATCCAGGCTGCTTTATCCAGCAAAGATGGCCGTCTGCCTCGCATGTATCGCCTCTTCCGGTAG